A single genomic interval of Dehalococcoidia bacterium harbors:
- a CDS encoding NAD(P)/FAD-dependent oxidoreductase, which translates to MSADERYDIVIVGGGPNGTTAAAYLAKCGLSVCVLEERYEAGGSCETIEPIAGARIYPHAMLMYASPAPGFEQLELWKYGFRMSWSPFDLLKANSIGMATSEGLVPYAEKDMLGFAKLSGMLGQPPFINELLRATFWCPPHPPEVEVNADTIPYMQVYKKHQPDVWSDEVLDMTMFDLMDEHLESESFKVTLAFSAWASGAAGHWEGVAIPAFLSVILLLLPGRLSVPRGGLHGYFHAILRCAIDHGVVIRTCCPVDEIIVQNGRAVGVRLRDNAAIGEKTIWADKAVISGVDFKQTFNKLIGPQHLDRSFLQKVNDISLKGGSLLVSTFHTHKPIQWRPKFKAMEEIAMGPNKIPAGCVFPADTREIYYESVADVDSYKGNPTVPPERLIWFLTPSQAWDPTDCQHHHPKGHISAAFEINFTPPEYHVDGPDAINKEKEKWNAYIRQAIGHAFEGLEDDNVIHHWSSTPLEAEFRNTGLIGGTWCGSRHCGDQLWTQRPIPEMARYRTPIDGLYHCNQTMGHPGALCLMAIPYNLMHILIEDGIAEPGDWWYPSPYYIPEQGKISAVPRNRVQV; encoded by the coding sequence ATGAGCGCGGATGAAAGATATGACATTGTTATTGTGGGTGGTGGACCCAATGGCACCACGGCGGCAGCATACCTGGCCAAGTGCGGGCTGAGCGTCTGCGTGCTGGAGGAGCGGTACGAGGCTGGCGGATCATGTGAGACAATAGAGCCCATTGCCGGGGCGCGCATCTATCCCCATGCCATGCTGATGTACGCATCGCCAGCCCCTGGATTCGAGCAGCTCGAGCTTTGGAAGTACGGCTTCCGCATGTCTTGGAGCCCTTTTGATCTTTTGAAGGCCAATAGCATTGGAATGGCTACCAGCGAAGGCCTTGTGCCATATGCTGAAAAGGACATGCTTGGCTTCGCCAAGTTGAGCGGCATGCTCGGTCAGCCCCCATTTATCAACGAGCTGCTCCGTGCCACCTTCTGGTGCCCACCCCATCCCCCCGAAGTGGAGGTGAATGCGGATACCATTCCCTACATGCAGGTATACAAGAAACACCAGCCAGATGTGTGGAGCGATGAGGTGCTCGACATGACCATGTTCGACCTCATGGATGAGCATCTGGAGAGCGAGTCCTTCAAGGTGACGCTTGCTTTCTCTGCGTGGGCGTCAGGTGCAGCCGGCCACTGGGAGGGCGTAGCCATCCCCGCCTTCCTCAGTGTTATTCTCCTCCTGTTACCCGGCAGGCTCAGCGTTCCCCGCGGCGGATTGCATGGCTATTTCCACGCTATCTTGCGCTGCGCCATCGACCACGGCGTGGTGATCCGTACATGCTGTCCAGTGGATGAGATAATTGTCCAAAATGGCCGGGCTGTGGGGGTACGCCTGAGAGACAACGCTGCCATTGGCGAGAAGACGATCTGGGCGGACAAGGCGGTGATCTCCGGGGTGGACTTCAAGCAAACGTTCAACAAGCTCATCGGGCCACAGCACCTGGACCGCAGCTTCTTGCAGAAGGTAAATGACATAAGCCTGAAGGGGGGAAGCCTCCTTGTTTCCACCTTTCATACCCACAAGCCTATCCAGTGGCGGCCTAAATTCAAGGCGATGGAAGAGATTGCGATGGGCCCCAACAAGATTCCCGCTGGTTGTGTCTTCCCCGCGGACACGCGGGAGATTTATTACGAGAGTGTAGCGGATGTAGACAGCTACAAAGGCAACCCAACTGTACCGCCGGAGAGATTGATATGGTTTCTCACTCCATCCCAGGCATGGGACCCCACCGATTGCCAGCACCACCACCCCAAGGGGCACATATCAGCAGCATTCGAGATTAATTTCACACCGCCTGAATATCACGTGGACGGTCCTGATGCTATAAATAAGGAAAAGGAGAAATGGAACGCTTACATCCGCCAGGCCATCGGTCATGCGTTCGAAGGCCTTGAGGATGACAACGTCATCCACCACTGGTCGTCAACCCCCCTTGAAGCCGAGTTTCGCAACACCGGCCTCATCGGCGGCACCTGGTGCGGCAGCCGCCACTGCGGCGACCAGCTGTGGACCCAGCGCCCCATTCCCGAGATGGCCCGCTACCGCACCCCCATCGATGGGCTCTACCACTGCAACCAGACAATGGGGCACCCCGGAGCGCTCTGTCTTATGGCAATCCCCTATAACCTGATGCACATCCTCATCGAGGACGGTATCGCCGAGCCCGGCGACTGGTGGTACCCCTCGCCGTATTACATACCGGAACAGGGAAAAATATCAGCGGTGCCCCGTAATAGAGTACAGGTATAA